In Heptranchias perlo isolate sHepPer1 chromosome 21, sHepPer1.hap1, whole genome shotgun sequence, the following proteins share a genomic window:
- the LOC137340168 gene encoding interferon-induced protein with tetratricopeptide repeats 5-like encodes MVEVLNEYFASVFTKEEDAANVTIKEEAVEKLDRIKIDKEEALKRLAALKVEKSPGPDGMHPRLLREVRVEIAETLATIFQSSLNMGVVPEDRRIANVTSLFKKGEREKPDNYRPVSLMSLVEKLLETLEGDPDDIEWNAAHATALFRLKETFGDPQRPEHCKAVNQLHRALALNPNDTFVKIMLALRLQEFNQTEECFRLVEEVLLKSPDDPYIIQYAAKFLRKQRSVEYSLQLLKKALKIKSSSALLHHQIGLCYKSKLIALKKTRPKYINHGERKELIELCKYHFQTAFDQKPSLIFAIFDLAEILAESGEHSKADDIYVNLLRNEDCSLYYKQLIRWNYGQYELHEKRSQLNAIHLFKECSKLKVNNKKNEECRAKLKQIAEDRMNRYSRDSVAFGILGLIHQVDGKKSEAIEFFKKALEGDPENEEYRSALRELHQVT; translated from the coding sequence atggttgaggtactaaatgagtactttgcatctgtcttcactaaagaagaggacgctgccaatgtcacaataaaggaggaggcagttgagaaattggataggataaaaatagataaagaggaggcacttaaaaggttggcagcgctcaaagtagaaaagtcacccggtccagatgggatgcatcctaggttgctgagggaagtaagggtggaaattgcagagactctggccacaatcttccaatcctccttaaatatgggagtggtgccagaggaccggaggattgcaaatgttacatccctgttcaaaaaaggggagagggagaaacccgacaattataggccagttagtctaatgtcgttggtggagaaacttttagagacactgGAGGGGGATCCTGATGACATTGAATGGAATGCAGCTCATGCAACTGCTCTGTTTCGACTTAAAGAAACCTTTGGAGACCCACAGCGTCCTGAACACTGCAAAGCAGTGAATCAGTTACACCGTGCGTTAGCACTGAACCCAAATGACACTTTTGTCAAGATCATGTTGGCTCTCAGACTACAGGAATTCAATCAAACCGAGGAATGTTTCAGATTAGTTGAAGAAGTACTGCTGAAATCTCCTGATGATCCATATATAATTCAGTATGCAGCCAAATTTTTAAGAAAACAAAGATCTGTTGAATATTCCTTACAGCTATTGAAAAAGGCACTGAAGATTAAATCGTCTTCAGCACTCCTTCACCACCAGATTGGCTTATGTTACAAATCTAAGCTGATTGCACTGAAGAAAACACGTCCTAAATACATTAATCATGGAGAAAGAAAAGAATTGATTGAACTTTGCAAATACCATTTCCAAACAGCGTTTGATCAGAAACCCTCACTTATTTTTGCAATATTTGATTTGGCTGAAATCCTTGCAGAATCCGGAGAACATTCCAAAGCCGATGACATCTACGTCAACCTACTTAGAAATGAAGATTGCAGCCTTTACTATAAACAATTAATACGTTGGAACTATGGACAGTACGAGCTGCATGAGAAGAGATCCCAGCTGAATGCCATTCATCTTTTCAAGGAATGCTCAAAACTCAAAGTTAACAATAAGAAAAACGAGGAATGCCGTGCAAAATTGAAACAAATTGCTGAAGATCGAATGAATAGATATTCAAGAGACAGTGTAGCCTTTGGTATATTGGGGCTAATACACCAGGTTGATGGCAAGAAATCAGAAGCCATTGAATTCTTTAAGAAAGccctggagggtgatcctgagaATGAAGAATATCGAAGTGCTCTACGAGAGCTGCATCAGGTTACATAG
- the LOC137340167 gene encoding interferon-induced protein with tetratricopeptide repeats 5-like isoform X2: MSNARKDLLKEKLDQLQCHFTWGPQIDSIDLDDMKHRLQDLIHVGVKYQAMSHNQLAFVNCLQGNCDEAIQNLKEAEKILRENHEHEFEERSIITNGNYAWVYYHMGQLTEVQSYLDKLEMICKRFTNGSRYTAMIPEVYGEKGWSLLKSCRKYYDEAKECFEKALEEDPDDTEWNAGYAIALFRLEGFSCTSESGEHSQSMKQLRRVLELDPDDSVAMVLLALKLQEFNQKEEAFKLVERALQMSPDLPYVTRYAAKFLRREGAVEKSLQLLKKALEITPNSTFLHHQIGLCYRSKLFQLNKNPGSKDPRNPAFQQKAKLIKLCKHYFERSFEHRPLTFITAQLDFAGICSLNGEYHKAEEIYSNLLKLEDICPGNKQAVCFQAGLFQLQHKRSESNAITHFLEGLKIQSGTREWEKCRTNLRKIAKKQIDRNRRDSKAFGILGLLHQLDGEKREAIGCFEKALEFDGDNDEYLSALCELRLSI; this comes from the exons ATGAG CAACGCACGGAAGGATTTGTTGAAAGAGAAGCTCGATCAGCTCCAATGTCACTTCACGTGGGGCCCACAGATAGACAGTATTGACTTGGACGACATGAAGCATAGATTGCAAGATTTGATACATGTTGGTGTGAAATATCAAGCCATGTCTCACAACCAACTCGCTTTTGTAAACTGTCTGCAAGGAAACTGTGATGAGGCAATTCAAAACTTAAAGGAAGCtgaaaagattctgagggagaaTCATGAACATGAATTTGAAGAAAGAAGCATCATCACCAATGGAAACTATGCCTGGGTATATTATCACATGGGCCAACTGACAGAGGTCCAGTCCTACCTCGACAAGCTGGAGATGATCTGTAAACGATTTACTAATGGCTCTCGGTATACAGCAATGATACCTGAAGTATACGGGGAGAAGGGTTGGTCACTGTTGAAATCTTGCAGGAAATATTATGACGAGGCAAAGGAATGTTTTGAGAAGGCTCTGGAGGAAGATCCTGATGACacagaatggaatgctggctatGCGATTGCTCTGTTTCGTCTGGAAGGGTTTTCTTGtacctcagagagtggtgaacacaGTCAATCAATGAAACAGTTGCGACGTGTGCTGGAGCTTGATCCAGATGACTCTGTCGCCATGGTGCTGTTGGCTCTAAAACTACAAGAGTTCAACCAAAAGGAAGAAGCATTCAAATTAGTTGAACGAGCATTGCAGatgtcccctgatcttccatATGTAACTCGTTATGCAGCAAAATTTTTGAGAAGAGAAGGAGCTGTGGAAAAATCTCTGCAGCTGTTGAAAAAAGCATTAGAAATTACCCCAAACTCTACCTTCTTACACCACCAAATAGGTCTGTGTTACAGAAGCAAACTATTTCAACTGAACAAAAATCCAGGCAGCAAAGACCCTCGCAATCCTGCTTTTCAACAGAAAGCTAAGTTGATCAAACTATGCAAGCATTATTTTGAAAGGTCATTTGAGCACCGTCCATTAACATTTATTACTGCACAACTGGATTTTGCAGGAATCTGTTCATTAAATGGAGAATATCACAAAGCAGAGGAGATCTACAGCAATCTACTGAAATTAGAGGATATTTGCCCTGGTAATAAGCAGGCAGTATGTTTCCAGGCTGGATTATTTCAACTCCAACATAAAAGATCTGAATCAAATGCCATCACCCATTTTCTGGAAGGACTTAAAATCCAAAGTGGCACAAGAGAATGGGAAAAGTGTCGCACCAACTTGAGAAAGATTGCAAAAAAACAAATTGACAGGAATCGAAGAGACAGCAAGGCCTTTGGTATTCTTGGGTTACTGCACCAGCTGGATGGGGAGAAGCGTGAAGCTATTGGATGCTTTGAAAAGGCCTTGGAGTTTGATGGTGATAATGATGAATATCTAAGTGCTCTTTGTGAATTACGCCTTTCTATCTAG